The following coding sequences lie in one Cloeon dipterum chromosome 1, ieCloDipt1.1, whole genome shotgun sequence genomic window:
- the Lim3 gene encoding LIM/homeobox protein Lhx3 isoform X4 — translation MKLISERCTEQDPDGGFEPLLAYNKLFQHQALIATIPRCGGCSELILDRFILKVLDRPWHARCLKCADCGAQLAERCYARHGDVFCKEDFFKLFGRRFGTKCAGCDQGIPPTQVVRRAQEHVFHLGCFACALCSRQLATGDEFYLTDDRRLVCKADWETARSKGGDVSDGSLEGDQPNKRPRTTITAKQLETLKQAYNNSPKPARHVREQLSQDTGLDMRVVQVWFQNRRAKEKRLKKDAGRTRWSQYFRSIKGSGAGSSSPRSDKMDTKDSEREILDSSYSHDLNSNDSYSTVANLTIEGESGAASPRGANSYIGAPGSPSFLPQSHSPPPQHIVPPAHHGGPGWDTMGVFNLAASRSTAGPPASSSLQAGPGSDLSSTNSPHGYPDFPPSPDSWLGEVGSSRY, via the exons ATGAAGCTCATCAGCGAGCGGTGCACAGAGCAGGACCCCGACGGGGGCTTCGAACCCCTCCTCGCCTACAACAAACTCTTCCAACACCAGGCCCTCATCG CAACAATTCCACGGTGCGGAGGTTGCTCGGAGCTGATCCTGGACCGCTTCATCCTGAAGGTGCTGGACCGGCCATGGCACGCGCGCTGCCTCAAGTGCGCCGACTGCGGCGCCCAGCTGGCCGAGCGCTGCTACGCCCGACATGGTGACGTCTTCTGCAAGGAGGACTTTTTCAA GCTTTTCGGCAGGCGGTTCGGCACCAAGTGCGCCGGCTGTGACCAGGGCATCCCTCCGACGCAGGTGGTGCGCAGGGCGCAGGAACACGTCTTCCACCTCGGCTGCTTCGCATGCGCACTCTGCTCCAGGCAGCTCGCCACTGGCGACGAGTTCTACCTCACTGACGACCGAAGACTCGTGTGCAAGGCCGACTGGGAGACCGCCAGAAGCAAAG GCGGGGATGTTTCAGACGGCTCGCTGGAGGGCGACCAGCCGAACAAGCGGCCGCGCACCACCATCACGGCCAAGCAGCTGGAGACGCTGAAACAGGCGTACAACAACAGTCCCAAGCCGGCCAGGCACGTCCGCGAGCAGCTCAGCCAGGACACTGGCCTCGACATGCGGGTCGTCCAGGTCTGGTTCCAAAACAG GAGAGCGAAGGAAAAGAGGCTGAAAAAGGACGCGGGCCGCACCCGCTGGAGTCAATACTTCCGATCGATAAAGGGCAGCGGCGCTGGATCCTCCTCGCCCCGCTCAGACAAAATGGACACCAAAGACTCGGAGCGGGAAATCCTCGACTCTAGTTACAGCCACG aTTTGAACAGCAATGACAGCTACAGCACCGTGGCCAACCTGACGATTGAGGGCGAGAGCGGGGCCGCGTCACCGCGCGGAGCAAACTCGTACATTGGTGCTCCGGGCAGCCCGTCATTCCTGCCGCAGAGCCATTCGCCGCCCCCGCAACACATCGTTCCCCCTGCTCACCACGGAGGCCCTGGCTGGGACACAATGGGCGTCTTCAACCTGGCAGCCAGca GAAGCACGGCAGGTCCGCCAGCGAGCAGTTCGTTGCAGGCGGGCCCCGGCTCAGACCTGAGTTCGACCAACAGTCCGCACGGCTACCCTGACTTCCCTCCCAGCCCCGACTCGTGGCTCGGCGAAGTGGGCAGTTCGCGCTACTGA